The stretch of DNA ACTATATCCTTTCTAAGAGGTATGATCAGTAATGATGTGTGTGAACCATGGATTGGTACGTCCTGTGTGaggctctttcttcttttctccttttctttcctaataattcATAATATTCCAGTGCTTCCTACCCTCCACTGAGCACTGAACTGACATCTACAGTCGCTCCTAGATCTTTTTTGTGAGTAGTAGTTAATATACAATCCCTATTCTATATGGAGACTTTCAATGAATCCTAATTACTCAAGTGTTTGAATCCTTTAAAAAGGTATTTAGGGACACATATCATGaagctgcttttgaaaactgcATCCCTAATTCTTGATTGAATCATTCCACCAGTCAGGACCTGAGTTTGGAAcctgtattaatttttttcagaataaaataggATTCCAGTAACACTATTTCCTCCTCGGGTTAGGCTTCTCAACTTGGACCAGATGACTGAAGCAACAATTACAGGCTATACAGTTAAGAGTGGTGTGAAAAGCTGGCTGGAGAAATGACAACAGGATTTGCAAATTCCTTCCTGGCTCAGTGTGGCAAGATAGGCTGCTGCCATCTGTGTACATCTGTTTTTCTGCACACCCGCCTTCCACACGCACATATCCACAGGCTCTTGCTGCATAACAGGTGGGTCATCCCTAACATGAGTCCAGAAGGCGGTGCTATTTGGTAGGGATAGAGCCTTTGTTTAATTGGGAATGGCAACAACTAGGAGTGGAGCAAATCTGTTCCAACCTAGGATTTGCTGCTGATGAATCTTGTGCAGTTATTGTGTCCTGTTTCTGTGGCATTGTGCAGCACGTATCTTGGTGGCTGACAGGCAGACAGACCAGCACCAGTTTCAGTCCTACCTGTTTGTTACAGCCATGAGGAGCAGTGGCCTGAAGTTCATAGGCAGCAGGTAGAAAGCAGCGTTTGTAGAAGGATCTGGTCCAGCACAAATTCTGGCCGCACTGATGCAGTGATTTCAGGACAGTAAATTTTTATCCTGTAAACTGGCCAGCATTGTAGAGTTCCCAGCTGGCAACAGTGTCTGCTGCAATCACCCTGTCTTGTTCTGCATAgttaaaccaaacaaaaaatctgAATTAGAGAAACCTTATAACttctctgtgtctgtgtgtacaCAGAAGGGCATCTAGTGTTGCTGAATCAATTTTAACCCTTTTCCTTCTGAATTATAGATGACTGCTGTCAGATCTGATGATATGTACGTCATGAACCCCCCTAGGTTTGACAGAATTGAGGATGTGACTATGCTGACCTGCCTGCATGAGCCTGCTGTCCTGTATAACCTCAAGGACCGTTACAGCTCCTGGGTGATCTATGTAAGCTCCCTTTCATTGCAAAGGAGAAAATCCAAATgccagggagatggactttaatgactcttctgttctgtttcttttctgcagacCTACTCAGGTGTCTTCTGTGTCACTGTCAACCCCTACAAGTGGCTGCCGGTGTACAACCCAGAGGTGGTGTTGGCCTGCCAAAGCAAAAAGTGTCAGGTGGTCCCTCCACACATCATCTCCATCTCTGGCAACACCTATCAGTTCATGTTAAATGGTGAGCTTCAGCAAAGAACTGTGTCAGAAACATTGCTTCTGCTAAAGGCTGTTCCTGTCCGCCATGGGCTCACTTGCCCTCTTTGCCACCTTTTATTGTGTGCTATCACACTTTCTATTTTTGTATTATGTTGCAAATTAACTGCTTTGGCTCCTGACTCTTGAATTGTGGAATTACAGATGCCAGTTTTGTCTCTGGGTGATGCAAAACCAGCTCCAGACTGTTTTCCCTGTCTGTTGAAATAGgctttatttttgaaatgttgtgcTATTGTACTCCACGTTATATGCATTTCTGATATAGGTGCTAAGCTAAGCACAATAAcaggaaacagtgcaaaatgtagCTGCACTTAGATAGGATGCACTATCTGGGAAGTCCCTATTCTACAGACCGGCATGTAGCTCAAGGCAACAGCAGGTAGATTCAGAACAGAACTGGAAGAAACCTTTTTGCCAAAATACGTGGTTTCAGTTGAATTAAGTCCTGTCCCATATTAAATAGTAATAAAATTATGAAtagtaaagacagaaaaaaagaggagggtgCAAATAGAAAAAggtggaagagagaaggaaaaatggaGTATAGGttggaaaagagaggaggaaggagagaccATGCATCTTTTCAGTTCTGCTTGCAGGGTCTGTGGTTCTCTCCCTTTGATGGGCACTAGTTCACTGGTCACCTGAGAAGGAATACATTTCCCTATAGCTTCTCTGACAACAGTTATTTTTCCCTTTGACAGAGCATGAGAATGAGTCTATCCTAATCACTTAAGTAGATCTGTTGCTTTGAATTCTGTCTCCAACAAAAAGCTGGCAGGTAATTCTTCGCTCTCTGCTTTCTTTCCATAGTGGAGAATCCAGTGCAAGGAAGACTCTGAACACGAAGCACGTTATCCAATACTTTGCAACAATTGCAGCTAGTGGAGGCCTGGCCAAGAAGAAGGAAACCTGGATAAAGGTATGAGGAGAGAAGGCTTGATGGAGGGACAGTTCAGGACCTTATTAACTTGTGGCTGTGGACAGCATTGGCAACATACATTGACCTCAAAATACGAAACCTTTTTTTATTAGCTTCAGCCACTCTCTCAGAAGAGCTGCTGTCAGATACAAGCCACTGGAGCTGCCATTGTCACTGCTACTTGATTGCCTAGGTGTAGCTTCCCCTGGACTGAAACTAGGTCTGGAAGATTGGAGTCCAGAAACAATCAGAAGCTCCAGTTTCTTAACCCAGACCAGACTGTCCCCATGGCTGAAAGATGAGAGTTCTGACCATAGGAGAAATTCTGAATAcaagcaaaacaaattatttatcATTTACACAGAGTGCTGATTCTTGGTGCTGTAGCTAAGAAGCTAGCACAGTAACAGGCTATTCATCTGAAAAGAAGAGCACTTTGTGGCACACATCATCAGGTGAGCTGTAATATAGCAAATTTTTTCCACCACATATCCTGTGGTGTTTTCAATGATTATTCAAAAGTTATCACAGGGTACACTTGAAGGTCAAATCATCAGTGCTAATCCACCGCTGGAGGCCTTTGTGAATGACAAGACTGTGAGAAATGACAACACCTCACAGTCTGTAAGCTATTGTGCTCCACTGGGTTTCTCTCTGCCCTCCTGTGTTTCTAATCCTGTTTGCCTGCTTGTTAGTTGCAAAGGGGAACCACTGGGCTGGAATAAATGTTCTTCTAATTTCTTAGTTGTTTGTTAGATACTGATGTGTTTACAGCTGTTTCATACTCACAGCTATGTGGGCTACAGAGTCTCTTCCTACAGACTCCTTGACTCCACAGTTTGTTTCATTATCATGCTATTATTCTTGTTTCTTTAACTTCAACAAACCATTCCTCTTTACCCACCTTTGAATATCTAAGGCAATTCAAACTCATTTGGATAGGCTGTTTCTCAGACTCAAGAGAGAAAAACATTCTGGCATGTTACCCCAAGGATGTCACACTGACCTCTTCTTTTTGTCTACTTGCCAGGGTAAATTGATTCAAATTCCTTTTGATACCACTGGAAAACTGGCCTATGGTGACACTGAGACCTGTCAGTATATGAGAGGGGTTTAgggctttgctttttaaattcccTAGAAAAATTCTGAGGAAAAACTGCATGCAGACAAGGCCTCTTTGGGCTTGTGGGAGGCCATTTTACTCTGCCTTACACCATGCTGTTCTTGTTGGTGTGGAAAGTCCAGTTTTTATATGGGCCAACTCCTGTGGATAATCTTCAATAAAAAGGTGAGCAATTTTTTAGGTGTAAGATGGCCAGATATCCTGCTCCACATACCATATATCTGAACTCTTCATTATGGGGAAAAAGTCCCTCCCGCTTTCCCATATAGCTCCTCCAGGCTTTTCTCCCCACCATCATGGCCTGCCCCACCCCTGCCCCATATCTGCTCCAAACCCTTTTGCCACACACTCAGCTGCTCCATCCTCATCCTCACTCCATTCTGCCCATCTCATTTTGAGAACTAATGGAAGAAGAGTGCCCCAAGGCAGTGATATGGGCGGGCAGATCTGTGCACGCATGTGTAAGCAGAGGAATGCTGAAAAGAAGTAGGGGGTGGAATAATCTTTCTACGTAGGATTAGAAAGTCTGTTACTAAATACTATATCTAATTTTGGTTTACATACTTCAGGAGGAATGTGAGAAGCTGGAAATGGTTCAGAAAAGAGCTACAGGATAAATGCAAACTCAAATGCAGTGAGAGATTTGAATCAAACTATTTAACTCGTGACAATGTATGTTGAAAGGTGATTTGTTTGTGGTGTTGAGAACCTACAGGTGTAAAGGTTTCTAAATATGGAGGAACCTGTCATCTAGAAGGCAGGTGCGAAGCAAAAGCCTAAAGGTGGGACCTGAAAAAGGATATTGTCATTCTAGAAGTGAAGTGCACTTAAGAACAGTGCAGTTTTCTTACAGGAAGGGTGAAAAGCTTGTCTGGTAACACAGGAGACTCTCAAGGTTTGAAGACTTCAAATAAGATTATAAttgcttttgtaaaaaaaatatgTACTAACTTAGTTGCAGGACATGGGCTAGATAAACAAGGCACTGGGAAGACTCTATGCCTGTGTTACAGAGGAAGTCGCATTAGATAGCCGCAGCAGTACCCCTATTCATAAAAACTGTGAATCTTTGAATTTACAACTAACCCAATGAGATGCCTTGCAAAACTTAGAGCAAATATGACACAGGTCAATAGAGCATCTCAGGTCCAAAGAGTGGTCACACCTTCAATGGCCTCATTCACAACAGGAGCTGTAACACATGCTCTGGGTACCTACTGAACTGAGTTACTTCTTACTAGTTTATTATTTAAGGATGAAGGTATGGGTTAGACTCAACATTCCTCTGTATCTTTAATATGACAACTGTTCCTGTAGTATCCTATGCCCTAAAATGACACTGACAATTtagctttctttctttaaattgtCAGACATCATCTTCTGAATGCTGGCGCCGTTCCAGAAGGACAGTATATTGATAGCAAGAAGGTGTGTGAAAAGTTGCTGTCTTCTATTGAGATAGATCATACTCAATACAGATTTGGACACGCTAAagtaaacatttaatttttctacACAGTGAGAAATCATTTGTTGTATTAAAATGTAAACCCAACAGTGACTGATCTATGTCCTTTGATTACAGGTGTTTTTCAAGGCAGGTTTGCTAGGCCTCCTGGAAGAGATGAGATATGATTGCTTAGGACAGCTGATCACTCTCACACAGGCTTTCTGCGGGAGACATCTCAGGAGACGAATTCAAAAGAATGTTAGACcaaaggttttttgtttctttgtttacaGTACTGATCACTTTGATTTCAATAAGTCCATCTTCTGCATCCAGTACAACATCCATGCATTCATGAATGTCAAGCACTGGTGCTAGATGAAGTTGTATTTCAAGATAAAGCCCCTGTTAAAAAGtgcagaaacagagaaagaaatggacATGATGAAGGAAGGGTTTGAGAGAATTAAAGAAGAGCTGAcaaaatcagaaaccaagaggagAGGACTAGAAGAAAAAATGGTGGCTCTAGTGCAAGCGAAATATGACCTGCAGCTGAAAGTACAGACTGtatgtaatttaaaaacatttttgactTCTCAGGTTACAGCAATTTTGTCTGACTGTTTAGGAAAAGACTGGGTGGAAATTTTGATAGTTCATATTCTAATTGCATAAGAAGCAGGCGATTCCTGCAAGTGCCAGTTCCAATGCATGCCAATGAAACACATATCTGTTTTCTctaaaaaggaaagtgaaaacCTGGCTGATGCTGAGGAAAGGTGTGACCAGCTGATCAAAGCAAAATTCCAGCTGGAAGCAAAAGTCAAAGAGGTAATGGAAAGATTAGAGGGTGAAGAGTAGATGAATGCTGACCTGGCAGCCAGGAAGAGGAAACTGGAGGGTGATTGTTCTGAATTGAATAAAGATATTGAAGCTCTCGAGTTAACATTGGTCAAAGGTGAAAAGGGAGAATATGCCACCGCAAACAAGGTACTTTTTATTTCTGCTATTCACATGTTTAATAATAGTTATTCTTTCTATATATAGGCTGGAAAGGGAAGTCAGCTTCAACAGTAATATGGTGTTACATAAGAGATGTATGAGTATGGTGTTAAATTTGGCCACCTGTATTGTTCAGGAAAAACAGCTTATAAgcatataaaaatgcattaaaatgaaaCTTCAGAATTACTTTGTGACTTCAGAAGGGTTGAAATGTAACCAGAGATATTAAATAGTTTGACCATATAAAGCAATTTATTAAGTCTTTTCAGTGGTCTGGCAATGTGGTTATTGCCTTTGGGTGATCACCAGCCTATATAAAATGCTTAATTATTTGTGGCCACCACTTACTCTGCCTTACAATAAGTTAAAAATCTAAATGAAGAAATAACAGGTTAGGATGAGACTATTGTGAAGTTAGTCAAAGAGAAGACGACCCTCAAAGAAACCCACCAGCAGGCACTGGATTACCTGCAGGTGGAGGAGGACAAAGTCAACACCCTCACCAAAGCAAAGATCAAACTGGAGCAACAAGTGGAACATGTGAGCATGTTCAACACAAGGAGAAGAGACAAATTCTTAAATTGTCCACTCAGTcatctttacatgtgtttacattgCAGGTTGAAGTATGTCTAGATCAGGAAAGAAAAGTTTGTATGGATCTTGAATGAGCAAAGAGAAAAGTTGAGGCAGATTTGAAACTTGTCCAGGAAGATGGATCTGGAGAATGCTAAACTACAATTAGATGAAAAATTAAGGAACTATGCAAAAAAATTATTGATAAATTTACTATTTGCTTTCAGATGAACATATATTCTTTTTATCAAAAGAACATTTCCTTTACTTCTTCTTATTCCTTTATAGGAAAGACTGAGTTTAGCAAGATGCAAAATAAAATTGAGGAACAGCAGAGTTCAAGTATACAATTGCAGATGATGATCAGAGAATTGCAGGCAAGACACCTTATGTAACTACTTCTCCAGTACAGTTAGCTTGTTCACAATGCAGTGACGTGACCAATGTTTGTCCACAGTTGGCCACTGATAAAATCTGTGACTGAGTCACTGTAATTATCTCAATACTTTGTAAGAATATGCTCTACACAATACAAAGCTGTCAAAAGTTAGGACAAAATCAGATCTTCTTTATATTCAGGACACACAGCTGCACTTGGATGATGCTCTCAGGACAAAGGAGGAAGACCTGAAGTAGCAGGTGGCCATGGTGGAGCACAGAGCAAACCTGTTGCAGGCTGAAGTTGAGGAGCTACAGGCAGCCTTGGAACAGATGGAGCAGTCAAGGAAAGTGGCTGAGCAGGAGCTGATGGGTGCAACTGTATGTGTGCATCTCCTCCATACCCAGGTATTTTGCTTTGCTACACCAAACATATTTGTGTGGTTGAGAGATTCACAGAGTAAGAATCAATAGTAATTCGTGCCCTCTAGGTGTAAGAGACCAAGAATCAGGGACTCAAaacctctcctctttctctccttcacaGAACACCAGCCTTCTCAATACAAAGAAGAAGCTTGAAACTGGTATGGCACAAATCCAAAGTGAGATATTcctactgaaggaaaaaaatgctgaggaaaaagcaaagaagGTGGTTACAGGTGTGAGAATGTTACTGCATCTTTCTCTTCTAGCCTTATGGATTTCCCAGTAGTGTTGATGCTGAGTATTAATCCAAATATTCTTGTCACAGAGTGGACAAAGACTTAGTCTGTGGGCCTCGCCGAAGATGCTAGATGTCAGTCAGGCAGAAGGACTAGAGCAAGAGGCAACTTGTCCTGATAGATGAGTTACTGGGGGTGTTGTCATAATAACAAACTAAAAGTTGGTtagactaaaacaaaaaaaacctttctccAATGCTGCATGAAAATGTGAAACAGCAAAAACCCTGCAGTATTGAAGCCAGtgacatttttaatgcatttaattaCTTATTTTTTCAGGATTTTATTTAAGCACTTTTCAATTGGGAATTGTGAATTTCCATTCAAAATTGTTGCTATAAATCATTCTGTTCAAGACCAGTGAAGCTCAGACAGGCAATAGGGCTGGTGCATCATGGAACCCAACCTGCTAGTGTTTCCTGATGCCCAGGATCAAAACAAAgtcttaatgtttaaaaaaattattttgagttaaaataaaagaaaatatctccattttcttattaaaaaaaaagtaggtcaTTTGAGATATTGAGTGAAACAGAAATAGAGCATAAAAATGTAATATATTTATGttacatatacatacatttaaatatgTATGTTAAAAATGAAGGTATACATTTGTTATACTTTaagtatatatgtatgcatatatgttatGTATTATATATTTAACATTTCAAATGTAATTAATTTGTTTGCATGTCTTTCAAATGGAAGATTTTGACCTTTTCAGGTAATTTGCTGCCAAAGTAATTTGTTGAATTTAACATTATTCGTAAATAATGATACTCAATATTTCACCAAAACGTTTCCTTTGATTGTATACCAATTAAATATTTGAGAGTAAAACATATCCTAGTTTTGTCTTAAATACCATATAGATTgttttaaactattttctttctaaactgctttttgttttaaGCTATTTTGCTTTCCTTGTAACAATCCAGGCTATTGTGGCAATAACACGGCATGTGCTCAGGCACAGCACAGAGACTCCATTAAAGTCCATGCATGATATGCAGAGAAGCTCTTCCATTGTGCCATGCCCTGCTCCCACAGTTGAGCTGTGGCTCTTGCTTTACCCTGCAGCATCTGGGTGTCCACGAAGATCACAGTAATTACCATACAGTGGGATAGAACTTCCATCATTTTCTGTCCTTCTAAGCATTGTGTGTGCAGCAAGACAGATAGTTCCCCatcctttttcctgctgtttcctgTCATGTTTCTGTCACTATCACATCACTGGAAAGAATTAAGCAGGAAATGTAATGGTAGGAATGTTTGGCAGGAACCAGGAGTAAATCCTCAGGCAGTTCACAGCATGCCCTATTCTTTCATATTCTTCCAGTTTCTTGTGTGATTTCTGTTCCAAGGAACCCCTGCTGGCAGAAAAGCTGAAGAAGGAGCAGGACACCAGGGCCTACCTGGAGAGGATGAAGAAGAACTTGGACCAGACAGTGAAGGACCTGCAGCTCTGTCTGGATGAAGCTGAGCATCTGTCCCTGAAAGGAGGCAAGAAGCAACTCCAGAAGATGGATTCCAGGGTGGGTACCAACACTGAACATGAGTTTCAAAGGTACATGACTTATCCGCTCTCTGTCCCGTGTGAGGGTCCAAGTCAATTGTTGATTGATTCTCCAGATCCAAAAGTTAGAACTTGAGCTGGAAGGAGAACATAAGCTGCAGAGGCTatgaaaaacatttgcaaatatgAATGGCATGTCAAAGAGCTTACTTTCCAGGTGGATGTAATTAGAAAGCTATTATCCTAATGTTTTATCTCCCAAAGACATATAATTGCACATTCCCTTTCAACAGAATGAAGAAGACAGGAAGAATATGATGAAGTTACAAGATCTGGCAGATAAACAGCAGATGAAAGTCCTATCCTACAGAAGACAAGCTGAGGAAGCTGTGAGTCACCGAACCGAAGCAAATACTTACACAGAGTTTTCTAGGACTGTCATTTCAAATGTTGGCTCTGTGCCTCGGCATGTTGCTGGATGGTTTTAATTCCTATTGTTTTGTCATTTCAGAATGAACAAGCTAATACTCAGTCTACAAATTCGGCAAAGTACAGGATAAGCTAGAAGAGGCTGAGGAACAGGCAGATATTGCTGAGACTCAATTCAAAAAGCTCAGAGCTAAGACCCAAGAACTTCCTTCTACAAAGGTAAGCCTTTAAGGCAGGAGGCAGGTGTGCAGTTTGTTTTGAATGC from Apteryx mantelli isolate bAptMan1 chromosome 19, bAptMan1.hap1, whole genome shotgun sequence encodes:
- the LOC136993681 gene encoding myosin-3-like; amino-acid sequence: MTAVRSDDMYVMNPPRFDRIEDVTMLTCLHEPAVLYNLKDRYSSWVIYTYSGVFCVTVNPYKWLPVYNPEVVLACQSKKCQVVPPHIISISGNTYQFMLNVENPVQGRL
- the LOC106496866 gene encoding LOW QUALITY PROTEIN: myosin-7-like (The sequence of the model RefSeq protein was modified relative to this genomic sequence to represent the inferred CDS: inserted 2 bases in 2 codons), with amino-acid sequence MLRKKQRRWLQEPLLAEKLKKEQDTRAYLERMKKNLDQTVKDLQLCLDEAEHLSLKGGKKQLQKMDSRIQKLELELEGEHKXAEAMKNICKYEWHVKELTFQNEEDRKNMMKLQDLADKQQMKVLSYRRQAEEANEQANTQSTNSXKVQDKLEEAEEQADIAETQFKKLRAKTQELPSTKASQPAHPTPLLCNRRPSAALVGDGKDILNVTSSAKTEAISTDVCWEHEEYPFLLKDKFPFGCPVVWMQKIGQRFP